The following coding sequences are from one Halanaerobiales bacterium window:
- a CDS encoding putative glycoside hydrolase, which produces MNKRKFFILIIFVLLIFSILTSNFVYAKPFSPKFNVRGIYVTGWVAGMPERMNKLIELVDNSVLNSMVIDIKDDVGYLSYNSEVPLANEIGANKSKIKDIKSLLALLDKHDIHTIGRIVVFKDEILASHKEEYSLTIKRPFSGSDFVKKYFNVNDLISLESNDLNKSAKDYLNLNSEELKIENINKIYNEDYKIVKSSNWLDPDNRDVWKYNFQLAKEAFELGFDEVQFDYIRYPSLRNGSSVFNKSHNEKIEVINKFVETAYKELDSYNKKISIDIFGLVTSISNGMSIGQKFESLSKSANIISPMVYPSHYSAGVFNLKNPETKPYQTVHYSMKDALKNTNSKVTLRPWLQDFSINHKYEAKDVIAQIKAVEELGISEWLLWNSSSRYTEEAIKHFKLKKNYEKNRYELVPPY; this is translated from the coding sequence TTGAATAAAAGAAAATTTTTTATTTTAATTATTTTTGTTTTACTTATATTTTCAATTTTAACTAGTAATTTTGTATATGCTAAGCCATTTTCTCCTAAATTTAATGTTAGAGGAATTTATGTCACTGGTTGGGTAGCCGGTATGCCAGAACGTATGAATAAATTAATTGAGTTAGTTGATAATTCAGTTCTAAATTCAATGGTGATTGATATAAAGGATGATGTTGGTTATTTAAGTTATAATTCAGAAGTTCCTTTGGCTAATGAAATTGGAGCTAATAAATCAAAAATAAAAGATATTAAAAGTCTTTTAGCTTTATTGGATAAACATGATATACATACTATCGGAAGAATTGTTGTGTTTAAAGATGAAATTCTGGCTTCACATAAAGAAGAATATTCTTTAACAATAAAAAGGCCTTTTAGTGGATCAGATTTTGTTAAAAAATATTTTAATGTAAATGATTTAATTAGTCTTGAAAGCAATGATTTGAACAAATCAGCTAAAGATTATTTAAATTTAAATAGTGAAGAACTTAAAATAGAGAATATAAATAAAATTTATAATGAGGATTATAAAATAGTAAAAAGTTCTAATTGGCTTGATCCTGATAATAGGGATGTCTGGAAATATAATTTTCAATTAGCAAAAGAGGCATTTGAATTAGGATTTGATGAAGTTCAGTTTGATTATATCAGATATCCATCTTTAAGAAATGGTTCATCAGTTTTTAATAAAAGTCATAATGAAAAAATTGAAGTTATTAATAAATTTGTAGAAACTGCTTATAAAGAATTAGATAGTTATAATAAAAAAATTTCAATTGATATTTTTGGATTAGTTACTTCAATTTCAAACGGTATGAGCATTGGACAGAAGTTTGAATCATTAAGTAAAAGTGCAAATATTATATCCCCAATGGTTTATCCTTCCCATTATTCAGCCGGTGTATTTAATTTAAAAAATCCAGAAACTAAACCTTATCAAACAGTTCATTATAGTATGAAAGATGCTTTGAAAAACACAAATTCAAAAGTGACTTTAAGGCCATGGCTTCAAGATTTTTCAATAAATCATAAATATGAAGCTAAAGATGTTATAGCACAGATAAAAGCAGTAGAGGAACTAGGTATAAGTGAGTGGTTATTATGGAATTCCAGTTCTCGTTATACTGAAGAGGCAATTAAACATTTTAAATTAAAAAAGAATTACGAAAAAAATCGTTATGAACTAGTACCGCCATATTAA
- a CDS encoding CtsR family transcriptional regulator — protein sequence MASLSDQIERHLKKLLDKYRGTIEIKRNKLADEFNCAPSQINYVLDTRFTSERGFVVESQRGGGGYIRIIKVKMNSENKALKKILSKLNGMVTQNEAEGIIQRLYENNLINEREKHIMEMVVHRRVIGVDLPHRDYIRGRILQSMLEVIMKYEKEEE from the coding sequence ATGGCCAGTCTATCTGATCAGATAGAAAGACATCTAAAAAAATTATTGGACAAATATAGAGGAACAATAGAAATCAAAAGAAATAAATTGGCAGATGAATTTAATTGTGCTCCTTCTCAAATTAATTATGTATTAGATACTAGATTCACTTCTGAAAGAGGTTTTGTAGTAGAAAGTCAACGAGGTGGCGGTGGTTATATCAGAATTATCAAAGTTAAAATGAATTCTGAAAATAAAGCTCTTAAAAAAATATTGTCTAAATTAAACGGGATGGTTACCCAAAATGAAGCAGAAGGAATTATCCAAAGACTTTATGAAAACAACTTGATTAATGAACGAGAAAAACATATTATGGAAATGGTTGTACATCGGAGAGTTATTGGTGTTGATCTTCCTCATAGAGATTATATAAGAGGTAGAATTTTGCAATCAATGTTGGAGGTTATTATGAAATACGAAAAGGAGGAAGAATAA
- a CDS encoding ATP-dependent Clp protease ATP-binding subunit translates to MFGRFTERARRVLSLAEKEAKNLNHNYVGTEHILLGLVKEGQGIAAKALNEKGINEKNVKDKVMDMIGEGKNEAADSIGLTPRSKKVLNLSMDEARKMGHNYIGTEHILLGLMREGEGVGVRIIAELSGNLNELKEEVIELLGGEKNMQKQSQKSDSDTPNLDEYSRDLTDMAKEGKLDPVIGRDTEIERVIQVLSRRTKNNPVLIGEPGVGKTAIIEGLAERIIAENVPELLLNKRVVALDLSALVAGSKYRGEFEKRLKGVMNDITENGDVILFIDELHTLIGAGAAEGAIDAANILKPALARGELQAIGATTLDEYRKHIEEDAALERRFQSILIEENTTEEAIEILKGLRDPYEAHHKVQITDETIKSAVNLSHRYITDRFLPDKAIDLMDEAASKVRLKNTTRPPKFKKLSNKLEETQKEKEAAVKNQEFEKAADLRDEEKELKKELEEIKGDWQQEKGRKNSTVTPDDIANIVSSWTGIPVTKLEEAETEKLMKLEDELHNRVVGQDEAIKVVSQAVRRARAGLKDPKRPIGSFIFLGPTGVGKTELARTLAEAMFDDEDAMIRIDMSEYMEKHAVSRLVGSPPGYVGHEEGGQLTEPVRRRPYSVILFDEIEKAHPDVFNILLQILEDGVLTDTHGRNVDFKNTVIIMTSNVGASFIEKQTTLGFKKPVENEKEEYEKMKEKVMKDLRQTFRPEFLNRLDETIVFHALNKDHIKQIVDLMLVEVEKRLKEQEIKIDVTENAKEYLAEDGYDQEFGARPLRRSIQRLIENELSEKILMKEIGEGDKVKIDFENDELTFEKVES, encoded by the coding sequence ATGTTTGGACGATTTACTGAAAGAGCAAGAAGAGTACTAAGTCTTGCTGAAAAGGAAGCTAAAAATTTAAATCATAATTATGTTGGAACTGAGCATATATTGTTAGGTTTGGTTAAAGAAGGTCAGGGAATAGCAGCTAAAGCTCTTAACGAAAAAGGTATTAATGAAAAAAATGTTAAAGATAAAGTAATGGATATGATAGGTGAGGGAAAAAATGAAGCAGCAGATTCAATCGGTCTTACACCTCGTAGTAAAAAAGTATTGAATTTATCTATGGATGAAGCCAGGAAAATGGGACATAATTATATTGGTACAGAGCATATATTACTTGGTTTAATGAGAGAAGGAGAAGGTGTAGGAGTAAGAATAATTGCTGAACTTTCTGGTAATCTTAATGAATTAAAAGAAGAAGTAATAGAACTATTAGGTGGAGAAAAGAATATGCAAAAACAAAGTCAAAAATCTGATAGTGATACACCAAATTTAGATGAATATAGTCGAGATTTAACTGATATGGCAAAAGAAGGTAAACTTGATCCAGTGATTGGTAGAGATACCGAAATTGAAAGAGTAATACAGGTTTTAAGCCGAAGAACTAAAAATAACCCTGTTTTAATTGGAGAGCCTGGAGTTGGGAAAACAGCAATAATTGAAGGTTTAGCTGAAAGAATTATTGCAGAAAATGTTCCTGAATTACTTCTTAATAAAAGAGTAGTTGCCCTTGATTTGAGTGCACTTGTAGCTGGTTCGAAATACAGAGGTGAATTTGAAAAAAGATTAAAAGGTGTTATGAATGATATTACTGAGAATGGAGATGTTATCTTATTTATTGATGAATTGCATACTTTAATAGGCGCTGGAGCTGCTGAAGGAGCAATTGATGCAGCTAATATTCTAAAACCTGCCCTGGCTCGAGGAGAATTACAGGCCATTGGAGCAACAACTTTAGATGAATATAGAAAGCATATTGAAGAAGATGCAGCATTAGAAAGAAGATTTCAGTCAATTCTAATAGAGGAAAATACAACTGAGGAAGCAATTGAAATATTGAAAGGCTTAAGGGATCCTTATGAAGCACACCATAAAGTGCAAATAACCGATGAAACTATTAAATCAGCCGTTAATTTGTCTCACAGATATATAACTGATAGATTTTTACCAGATAAAGCTATAGATTTAATGGATGAAGCAGCTTCTAAAGTTAGGTTAAAAAATACCACCCGTCCTCCAAAATTTAAAAAGTTAAGTAATAAGTTAGAAGAAACGCAAAAAGAAAAAGAAGCTGCAGTTAAAAATCAGGAATTTGAAAAAGCTGCTGATCTTAGAGATGAAGAAAAGGAACTTAAAAAAGAACTTGAAGAAATTAAAGGAGACTGGCAACAGGAAAAAGGACGTAAGAACTCTACTGTTACTCCAGATGATATTGCTAATATTGTTTCCAGCTGGACCGGAATCCCGGTTACTAAATTAGAGGAAGCTGAAACTGAAAAATTAATGAAATTAGAGGATGAATTACACAATAGGGTTGTTGGCCAGGATGAAGCTATTAAGGTAGTTTCCCAGGCAGTAAGAAGGGCAAGAGCCGGTCTTAAAGATCCTAAAAGACCAATAGGTTCTTTCATTTTCTTAGGACCTACAGGTGTTGGTAAAACAGAATTAGCCAGAACTCTTGCTGAGGCGATGTTTGATGATGAAGATGCTATGATAAGAATTGATATGTCAGAATATATGGAAAAACATGCTGTATCAAGACTGGTTGGTTCTCCTCCAGGATATGTTGGCCATGAAGAAGGTGGACAGTTAACTGAGCCTGTTAGAAGAAGACCTTATTCTGTTATTTTATTTGATGAAATTGAAAAAGCTCACCCTGATGTTTTCAATATATTATTGCAAATTTTAGAAGATGGTGTATTAACTGATACCCATGGAAGAAATGTAGATTTTAAAAATACTGTTATAATTATGACTTCTAATGTAGGAGCAAGTTTTATTGAAAAACAGACTACATTAGGTTTTAAAAAACCGGTGGAAAATGAAAAAGAAGAATATGAAAAAATGAAAGAAAAAGTAATGAAAGATTTACGTCAAACTTTCAGGCCTGAATTTTTAAATAGATTAGACGAAACAATAGTATTTCATGCTTTAAACAAGGATCATATAAAACAAATTGTTGATTTAATGTTAGTAGAGGTTGAAAAAAGATTAAAAGAACAGGAAATAAAAATTGATGTTACTGAAAATGCTAAAGAATATTTAGCTGAAGATGGATATGATCAGGAATTTGGAGCAAGACCATTAAGAAGAAGTATACAGCGTTTAATTGAAAATGAACTTTCAGAAAAGATTTTAATGAAGGAAATAGGAGAAGGAGATAAAGTTAAAATAGACTTTGAAAATGATGAGTTAACATTTGAAAAAGTAGAAAGCTAA
- a CDS encoding UvrB/UvrC motif-containing protein: MLCQRCGEKEATVHLTKIINGEKTEIYLCEDCAKETGHLDFSNNPFSIQNLLADILNPNLDSIPSNQKEVKCDNCGMSYKEFTEKGLFGCSECYDQFSDKIDRLAKRIHGSDKHIGKVPKRRGGKLRTEKKIENLREEMQKAVDKENFEKAAKLRDEIHDLEDDLRGDQDE; the protein is encoded by the coding sequence ATGCTCTGTCAAAGATGTGGTGAAAAAGAAGCAACAGTTCATCTTACAAAAATTATTAATGGAGAAAAAACTGAAATCTATCTTTGTGAAGACTGTGCAAAAGAAACAGGCCATTTAGATTTTAGTAATAATCCTTTTTCCATACAAAATTTACTTGCAGATATTCTAAATCCTAATCTAGATTCGATTCCTTCAAATCAAAAAGAAGTAAAATGTGACAATTGTGGAATGAGTTATAAGGAGTTTACTGAAAAAGGATTGTTTGGTTGTTCGGAATGTTATGATCAGTTTTCTGATAAAATAGATAGGCTTGCCAAAAGAATTCATGGAAGTGATAAACACATTGGTAAAGTACCAAAAAGACGTGGTGGAAAATTGCGAACTGAGAAAAAAATAGAAAATTTAAGAGAAGAAATGCAAAAAGCAGTAGATAAAGAAAATTTTGAAAAAGCAGCCAAATTAAGAGATGAAATTCATGATCTTGAAGATGATCTTAGAGGTGATCAAGATGAATAA
- a CDS encoding protein arginine kinase, with translation MNNNSYNLSKWITGGGPESDIVISSRIRVARNIEKTPFPHQSSSEDLNKVIDLVNKTVDKDNKFDLDYIDMNKLKKVDKNVLVEKHLISPPYANSDHQRGIFLNKNEDISIMINEEDHFRVQILKPGLQLDECWKIADNIDDFFEENINFAFSKKWGYLSACPTNMGTGLRSSVMVHLPALNITNNIEKMLGAVSQLGLAVRGLYGEGSNSAGNIYQISNQITLGQNEKDIIENLTSVTLQILEQEKQARKRLLNENKNFLIDKIKRAYGTLKYAHMINNEEALELLSYLKLGIDLEIIDNIKSGLLSKLMVLIRPAHIEKFFGEEINSEHRDIKRAKLIQKYLNTKEE, from the coding sequence ATGAATAATAATTCTTATAATCTAAGTAAATGGATAACTGGTGGAGGGCCAGAATCAGATATAGTAATAAGCAGTAGAATTCGAGTAGCCCGTAATATAGAAAAAACGCCTTTTCCTCATCAAAGCAGTTCTGAAGATTTAAATAAAGTAATAGATCTGGTAAATAAAACAGTAGATAAAGATAATAAATTTGATTTAGATTATATAGATATGAATAAATTAAAAAAAGTGGATAAAAATGTGCTTGTTGAAAAACATCTAATTAGTCCTCCATATGCAAATTCAGATCATCAAAGAGGTATTTTCCTAAATAAAAATGAAGATATTAGTATTATGATAAATGAAGAAGATCATTTTAGAGTACAAATTTTAAAACCCGGTTTGCAACTTGATGAATGCTGGAAAATTGCAGATAATATTGATGATTTTTTTGAGGAGAATATTAACTTTGCTTTTTCAAAAAAATGGGGTTATTTATCAGCGTGTCCTACCAATATGGGTACTGGATTAAGATCTTCAGTAATGGTTCACTTACCTGCATTGAATATCACCAATAATATTGAAAAAATGTTAGGAGCTGTATCTCAGCTTGGATTGGCTGTTCGGGGCTTGTATGGTGAAGGTAGTAATTCAGCAGGTAATATTTATCAAATTTCAAATCAGATTACCTTAGGCCAAAATGAAAAAGATATAATAGAAAATTTAACCAGTGTAACTTTACAAATATTAGAACAGGAAAAACAGGCTAGAAAGCGTTTGTTAAATGAAAATAAAAATTTTCTTATAGATAAAATAAAAAGAGCATATGGTACTTTAAAGTATGCTCACATGATAAATAATGAAGAAGCTTTAGAATTATTATCATACTTAAAACTTGGTATAGATTTAGAAATAATAGATAATATTAAATCTGGTTTATTAAGCAAATTAATGGTTCTAATTAGACCTGCTCATATAGAAAAGTTTTTTGGGGAAGAAATTAATTCAGAACATCGAGACATAAAAAGAGCAAAATTAATACAAAAATATTTAAATACTAAGGAGGAATAA